A single genomic interval of Aureliella helgolandensis harbors:
- a CDS encoding FG-GAP-like repeat-containing protein, producing MKPAYAPFRPLVRGQKSSRDSRSRRRLLFPERLEARQLLATFAVNTELDTIDVDLADGLALDASGNTSLRAAIMQANALPDSDLILLPAGNYRLTEQFDDSTSYDVRDDAFGDLDVDLGQVVIEGAGSGSTVIDATAVVDRVLEVGPEASLRLSGVRLTGGNAGLQQGGGALLNTGNATLDSVWIDDNQASVGGGIQSLSGDLSIANSTISNNFAHQAGGGIAVGGFRTGSSGTVVIQNSTISANAAETLGGGIYYQTSFPAQLVNLTYVTLVENQAGTGAGIAGPPMAQGGEGGGSSSPFTVHASIVSNNLAQGEADVVGDFTSLGSNLIGAATLDSGFVNGLMNDLVGTSAAPLDAGLAPLQVFAASPTPVHPLLAISPARNRVSPNPAEPIVDQRGRSRTADLAPDSGAFEFVGDSLLVDIFHDRNADGSQDVDEPLTPFSITATLTLDSAAQDPTQLVYRGPAPAHFAELPPGPYTVAVEFDDPHVLPTLSNASGVLLGDESSSVALLGGIRLGEIHGYKFDDLAQDGIDDSGDPRLVGVEFTLWNLGDDGLVGTQDDFVHARTTTGPFGTFSFVGLPNGSYRVVESLPLGSFATTPPVPTMHVVGGSLFVPDALAVDPQLGQSVEALSELAVGNVTPGSVLGRVVFDLQSDGLLTDDPGIATFELTLTGAGYDAEFGTQDDLPALKTVSAADGSYAFEGLSQVGLYRLELSSKTHYFHTTQSSVDFILPANAVVVPSQGFIDAGDDSRRSLVELPQIAFGVMRWGALMGVTFDDLNADGDQFDSVVASQRDPGELNRGAQRIDLYDANDSQLLESTESSANADANLGYFLFEDLSSGNYALDQWLAPDRGLTSSETPFAVSPGVLYLAPGVQRDSELFPLEEFEVGLVQEVVQVQLAAGSRELVELSGNILDDLNADGTRDTNELGLAGWTVVLQRTTRTYYQDNLPDTRVAVTDASGNYALRVWPGEYEVAYLLQPGFEPTGPQARFSNYLGFESGSGSSVSKVSGVTLADLNADAVDDLLIVNDYADIVDKTSNIEILLSRDAAQRERVVLELGASARPQHVVAVDIDNDQDLDIVVAMVGRPQAALNGQTDAAYGDVVIFRNQSGQFERVTAAGTAASVPLPSGSQSRSVHDSLAGNGPSHISYGDLNGDNLMDLVVTNAIPYDVESNDQVSHAEDVSIVLQTSPGVFAKSQTLDLSTADLDAGVISTAVGDFNGDQWLDIAVGAPGSQRIEIYFGDSSGSFDATRVQYLTDVQRPTHLLAHNLDLDAAGTAELVVADYAANQIAVYSYDPQVGQLGDAPHRIDTIDKPQWLAIGDLNADGTPDIAASFASTNVVQPIFNLGNNRFALAATPDIAHNLQFTSTAPNGLNSAFGKLAIGNLDGNDFGDVAVAQFTSGVTAYLNLVDDYVAWRAARPSGDASILLGESHFVDFNAVGQQDATVEATAQVVSADRSYLIAAFTELGFEQHVAVTPFANVEIGQATQSGRRLTLAEAPRQLTQHNYRDPFDVNGDGSISPVDALLVINELNRGASSGASAVGLSAAYQVDTSGDGVLSPVDALNVINHLNGAHAEEASLLRRHQIEVQDLQPIATGLIEALRSAGLAADAVERLQSVDFVIGDLPGGTLAETVGRTVYVDSNAAGWGWFIDPKPADSLAFDSSIPANQSSRVDLLSTLAHEFGHVLGVEDSAATDLKFMEPRLEAGQRTISNALLDRLLVELLDEDLF from the coding sequence GTGAAACCTGCTTACGCCCCATTCCGTCCACTCGTTCGCGGGCAAAAGAGTTCTCGAGATTCTCGTTCACGGCGCCGCTTGCTGTTCCCAGAGCGTCTGGAGGCACGGCAACTGCTCGCCACTTTCGCCGTCAATACCGAGCTCGATACGATCGATGTTGATCTGGCCGATGGTCTCGCTCTGGATGCAAGTGGCAATACATCGCTCCGCGCTGCGATCATGCAAGCCAACGCCCTGCCCGATAGTGATCTGATCCTACTGCCTGCAGGAAACTACCGACTGACGGAGCAGTTCGATGACTCAACTTCCTATGATGTGAGGGATGATGCTTTCGGCGATCTCGACGTCGACTTGGGGCAAGTCGTGATCGAAGGTGCCGGTTCTGGAAGTACGGTGATCGATGCGACCGCAGTGGTGGATCGCGTGTTGGAGGTCGGCCCCGAAGCGAGTCTGCGTCTGAGTGGGGTGCGGTTGACGGGCGGCAATGCGGGGCTGCAGCAAGGTGGAGGTGCTCTGTTGAATACTGGCAATGCCACGTTGGACAGCGTGTGGATCGACGACAATCAAGCCTCGGTGGGCGGGGGGATACAGAGTTTGTCGGGGGACCTGTCGATTGCCAATTCGACGATCAGCAACAATTTTGCACATCAAGCGGGGGGCGGAATTGCCGTGGGTGGTTTCCGAACCGGCAGCTCTGGCACCGTGGTGATCCAGAACTCGACGATCTCCGCAAATGCCGCGGAAACGCTGGGAGGTGGAATCTACTATCAAACTAGCTTTCCAGCGCAATTGGTAAACTTGACCTATGTGACCCTTGTCGAAAATCAGGCGGGAACCGGGGCGGGCATTGCCGGGCCGCCGATGGCACAAGGTGGGGAGGGTGGGGGAAGCTCATCGCCATTCACGGTTCATGCGTCCATTGTCTCCAACAATCTTGCTCAAGGGGAAGCAGATGTCGTGGGGGATTTCACTAGTCTCGGCAGCAACTTAATCGGTGCTGCGACTTTGGACAGTGGTTTTGTCAATGGATTGATGAATGATCTGGTCGGTACGTCAGCCGCTCCTCTAGATGCTGGGCTAGCCCCGCTACAAGTGTTCGCGGCGAGTCCAACACCGGTGCACCCACTACTCGCAATCAGTCCCGCGCGCAATCGCGTTTCCCCGAATCCTGCGGAGCCGATTGTCGACCAACGCGGCCGCTCGCGGACAGCGGACTTGGCTCCCGATTCTGGTGCATTTGAGTTTGTAGGCGACTCGCTCCTCGTCGATATCTTCCACGATCGCAATGCGGATGGAAGCCAAGATGTTGATGAGCCGCTGACTCCATTCTCGATCACGGCTACTCTAACCCTGGACTCCGCCGCCCAAGATCCCACGCAATTGGTCTACCGTGGTCCAGCTCCTGCCCACTTTGCTGAGCTTCCGCCGGGGCCCTATACGGTCGCGGTTGAGTTTGACGATCCCCACGTGTTACCGACCCTATCCAATGCCTCCGGCGTTTTGCTCGGCGACGAATCGAGCTCTGTAGCACTCCTGGGAGGAATCCGCCTTGGAGAGATCCACGGGTACAAGTTCGATGACCTCGCGCAGGACGGAATTGACGATAGCGGTGATCCACGCCTTGTTGGAGTAGAATTCACGCTGTGGAATCTTGGCGACGATGGACTGGTCGGCACACAAGATGACTTCGTTCATGCACGGACAACGACAGGTCCGTTTGGGACCTTCTCCTTCGTAGGCTTGCCTAACGGTAGTTATCGAGTTGTCGAATCACTGCCCCTTGGTAGTTTCGCAACGACTCCACCGGTTCCGACCATGCACGTTGTGGGCGGCAGCCTGTTTGTGCCGGATGCGTTGGCGGTAGACCCGCAATTGGGGCAGAGTGTTGAAGCTTTGTCGGAATTGGCGGTTGGAAACGTGACCCCGGGTAGCGTATTAGGGAGGGTCGTTTTTGATCTGCAATCCGATGGACTTCTCACGGACGATCCCGGGATCGCGACATTCGAACTAACGCTCACCGGTGCCGGATACGACGCTGAATTTGGTACTCAGGATGATCTCCCCGCCTTGAAAACGGTTAGTGCGGCAGATGGAAGCTATGCGTTCGAAGGACTCTCTCAAGTGGGGCTCTATCGCCTCGAGCTGTCTTCCAAAACGCACTACTTCCACACTACGCAATCCAGCGTCGATTTCATTTTGCCAGCTAACGCCGTTGTGGTTCCCTCGCAGGGATTCATCGACGCGGGGGACGATTCAAGGCGGTCTCTCGTGGAACTTCCTCAGATTGCGTTCGGAGTCATGCGGTGGGGCGCCCTCATGGGAGTCACATTCGACGATCTAAATGCTGACGGGGATCAGTTTGATTCGGTGGTCGCAAGCCAACGCGATCCCGGGGAATTGAACCGAGGAGCCCAACGCATCGATCTTTACGACGCCAATGATTCCCAATTGCTGGAATCTACCGAAAGCTCCGCGAACGCTGATGCCAATCTTGGCTATTTCCTGTTCGAGGATCTTTCGTCCGGGAACTATGCGTTGGATCAATGGCTTGCACCGGATCGCGGGCTCACTTCGAGTGAAACTCCGTTCGCTGTTTCTCCGGGAGTGCTTTATCTCGCGCCGGGGGTACAGCGCGATAGCGAGCTTTTCCCGTTAGAAGAATTTGAGGTTGGACTCGTTCAAGAAGTGGTTCAAGTTCAACTGGCTGCCGGCAGCCGAGAATTGGTGGAACTGAGTGGCAATATCCTGGACGATCTCAATGCCGATGGAACGCGTGATACCAATGAGCTGGGGTTGGCCGGTTGGACCGTAGTGCTGCAACGCACCACGCGCACCTACTACCAAGACAATCTGCCAGACACGCGGGTGGCGGTGACTGATGCCTCCGGCAACTACGCGTTGCGTGTTTGGCCTGGTGAGTATGAAGTTGCCTATTTGTTGCAACCGGGGTTCGAACCCACCGGTCCGCAAGCCCGATTCTCGAATTACTTGGGATTCGAATCGGGGAGCGGTTCCTCGGTCTCCAAGGTCAGTGGAGTGACACTCGCGGATCTCAATGCCGATGCGGTCGATGATCTCCTGATTGTGAACGACTATGCGGATATTGTAGACAAAACGAGTAATATCGAGATCTTGCTCTCAAGGGACGCAGCGCAACGCGAACGTGTGGTGCTGGAATTGGGAGCGTCGGCTAGGCCTCAGCATGTGGTCGCGGTCGACATCGACAACGACCAAGATTTAGACATCGTGGTCGCGATGGTTGGGCGCCCGCAAGCGGCTCTCAATGGACAGACGGACGCGGCCTATGGCGACGTTGTGATTTTTCGAAATCAGTCGGGGCAGTTTGAACGTGTGACAGCCGCGGGAACCGCCGCGTCTGTGCCGCTGCCCAGTGGAAGTCAATCCCGCTCGGTTCACGACTCCTTGGCTGGCAACGGCCCAAGTCACATTTCGTATGGCGATCTGAACGGTGACAATCTGATGGACTTGGTCGTCACCAATGCGATTCCCTACGACGTAGAATCCAATGACCAAGTCTCGCATGCCGAAGATGTCTCGATCGTATTGCAGACGTCTCCTGGAGTGTTCGCAAAATCTCAGACGCTTGACCTGAGCACCGCAGATCTGGACGCCGGAGTCATATCGACCGCCGTTGGCGACTTTAACGGTGATCAGTGGCTGGATATCGCCGTGGGGGCTCCGGGAAGCCAACGCATTGAAATCTACTTTGGGGACTCCAGCGGAAGCTTTGATGCCACGCGGGTGCAGTACCTGACGGACGTGCAGCGTCCTACGCATCTCCTTGCACACAACTTGGATCTCGATGCTGCTGGTACTGCGGAATTGGTTGTGGCTGACTATGCGGCGAACCAGATTGCGGTCTATAGCTACGATCCCCAGGTAGGGCAGCTCGGTGATGCTCCGCACCGCATTGATACCATCGACAAGCCTCAGTGGCTGGCAATCGGAGACTTGAATGCCGATGGCACGCCGGACATCGCTGCCTCCTTTGCCAGCACCAATGTCGTACAGCCGATCTTCAACCTGGGCAATAATCGGTTTGCATTGGCTGCCACTCCGGACATTGCGCACAATTTGCAATTCACTTCAACCGCGCCCAATGGTCTGAACTCAGCGTTCGGCAAACTGGCAATTGGAAATCTAGACGGAAACGATTTCGGAGATGTGGCCGTTGCGCAGTTTACGAGTGGAGTCACGGCCTATTTGAATCTAGTGGACGACTACGTGGCTTGGCGAGCTGCCCGTCCCTCCGGCGATGCCAGCATCTTGTTGGGAGAGTCGCATTTCGTTGATTTCAATGCTGTGGGGCAACAAGATGCCACCGTTGAAGCTACTGCACAGGTTGTTTCCGCCGACCGAAGCTATCTCATTGCAGCTTTCACAGAACTAGGATTTGAGCAACATGTGGCAGTCACCCCATTCGCGAACGTCGAAATTGGCCAAGCTACGCAGTCCGGGCGTCGCCTGACTCTGGCTGAGGCACCACGCCAACTCACGCAGCATAACTATCGCGATCCATTCGATGTCAACGGCGACGGCAGCATTTCTCCCGTGGATGCATTGCTGGTTATCAATGAGCTCAATCGTGGCGCCAGCAGTGGCGCTTCGGCAGTTGGACTGTCTGCGGCGTATCAAGTGGATACCTCTGGCGATGGCGTGCTGTCACCCGTCGATGCGCTGAACGTCATCAACCATCTCAATGGAGCACATGCGGAGGAAGCGTCGCTATTGCGTCGGCACCAAATTGAGGTTCAAGATTTACAGCCCATCGCGACTGGGTTGATTGAGGCGTTGAGATCTGCGGGGCTTGCTGCGGACGCGGTGGAACGCCTGCAAAGCGTGGACTTTGTTATTGGCGATTTACCTGGAGGTACCTTGGCGGAGACGGTAGGACGGACGGTCTATGTGGATAGCAACGCGGCAGGATGGGGCTGGTTCATCGATCCGAAGCCTGCAGATTCATTGGCATTCGATAGTAGTATTCCGGCGAATCAGTCTTCGCGCGTCGATCTCTTGTCCACACTGGCTCACGAATTTGGACACGTGTTGGGGGTTGAAGACTCGGCTGCTACCGATTTGAAGTTTATGGAGCCTCGGCTCGAGGCTGGCCAGCGGACGATCTCGAACGCTCTGCTCGATCGACTGTTGGTTGAACTACTCGACGAAGATCTATTTTGA
- a CDS encoding vWA domain-containing protein gives MSPAKGGKYWATGSSSKPIVSRKLASLFVALSVLLGATSGLVLYLSNQNSSTPFVSIIALDYQYPWAPNAWAKEDQVRFETLGASSQFVVAGRREKLEGTWQELLELELEKVTPGGPGGSLLPTLFGYQTMMVHLSAHGVINSQGEPCLIFSDAAPLDEQTWVPLKSVLGAIAEHPVVVGSDARVLVLLDTGKQPPDMQFGLLCAGFAEEAKLLIQTLPYQHFAVLMACGENQLAWSAPEIGGSVFGFMVASGLKGLADELSGDDNSRVTVRELEAFVASTVNGYVREHRGRVQNPHLVWAGENQDNDFELCFRSTYAASDSAGFRGNSKIQKVTDAWLALEDWSARTSSVYGWQRASVVGRLAHAERLLWAGDAYEDQVDEEVNRIQRSFLGTPASPWPAAICGASLTFLREVNALGPMDQAWNLQHAAATDTVALPNSVQANGNSAIPPSGTSSDTSTASTDSQTPASESGTGLPADSAEAANVPSAIAETNAVPPIQQAIAWLQYETPPAGDGEPPAAPPLPSRPDAVEFLYEWFSATPGAITPRIVSRGLEWIGPIGDSQSVTREEALIRTMHDHLLLTESWGLEAADRLGELWSQYLSIAGLVEQGVATTEPRATQSLEAVALELLTKSQMVRDHIHGCQTQRDASDCAVELELLQQSALSLIDAQQRLQRGWKIRDELILELPVLAEWLSSPLSRLQPLSPTAAWDRSRQLLVQLEELQRQLSVGEVPLDSMLDQLDHDFEELVAAYSRCMYDLLDVSAKGQRLPLGNLVLSLGLRPTLFRGMELESRGRLHNALQNRFRDFSGTVSEDKLENYCQNILTEGVDESALWQVNELPSSWEEAYAPLQFASLALGGRQLQTPVALTTARGRLAAWGGELRRAEVALPQQLADECVAAIDRMDSLDPLQIGEAEGDLVAAEFRARLIGAVLPADRLTIVPVPEQLHQAVCNQQYALWQTRRALTEFWKTPRLPQAEHQAFLLGSSAAWQAIAARLPPQGPLAMSQDFHQAVAQRSQSWQSVLDSWKIAAPGANEWHGELQLDSFPTGSSWLRLAVGGHSAQLQPIADNRAQLEMKTGSLAQKPQEISLSTQGYPEGSHAVLAWFRGHEASAEVPVYRQEPPITLAWQTEPAAATTLRVEAEAKPARVVFVLDCSGSMQAKPMEKAKNTLLEVIRELGKQFDAESQIAVVAFGHTSEYDTDASDLHSDWQGKKRRPYADVEILQDLVQPSPQVVNELESMLGELTYFGRTPLYEAIIQSIDLLLNRRDGFRGDLRVVVVTDGEDNVFPFADGVQANAKARGYFVVPNEYIHNEQDVIARAQGVSIDFVPFNFIGKAGGVGKLREIAAKTGGKVYGANNNNLAEQLRNSIARDSFTVKNLESGRTIGANIRLADALHVEQTQLPGRFEVRIDNTTEHRVVELLGGETLELQYRAPRGLSFMPYEGDAYAQTSQIKVGEQMFAAQMLTGVPRSVPQVRLLWQSQDETQQSFRPQQFLLEVRRARSGQAGEGPIAWTSDGLWEQNHRSPVLRVALKNLPELEESWLEARLWAMQPRAVLERQAVPLARFRQEPVEVAKGVTVSVETQREPGGVRVVVSEHRQPEAPLVHLEIRPAPDTFSEHQFHTNKVVHEFFYTEAAIEGKLELILAPLPDAPTEQWNASTWLRVPRWVGP, from the coding sequence GTGTCACCTGCCAAAGGGGGCAAGTATTGGGCAACCGGTTCATCGAGCAAGCCGATCGTGTCACGCAAGCTGGCCAGCCTGTTTGTGGCACTAAGCGTTCTGTTGGGGGCCACCAGTGGATTGGTGCTTTACCTCTCGAACCAGAATAGTTCGACACCGTTTGTTTCGATCATTGCCTTGGACTACCAATATCCTTGGGCGCCCAACGCTTGGGCGAAAGAGGACCAAGTCCGCTTTGAAACCCTAGGGGCCAGCAGTCAGTTTGTGGTGGCCGGGCGTCGTGAAAAGCTGGAGGGAACTTGGCAGGAGTTGCTTGAGTTGGAGTTGGAGAAAGTTACTCCTGGTGGTCCCGGCGGCAGCTTGCTACCCACCCTGTTCGGTTATCAAACGATGATGGTGCACCTCTCTGCTCATGGTGTCATCAATAGTCAGGGTGAGCCATGTTTGATTTTCTCGGATGCCGCCCCGCTGGACGAACAGACGTGGGTTCCCTTGAAGTCGGTGTTGGGAGCTATTGCGGAGCATCCCGTGGTGGTGGGCAGTGATGCCCGTGTGTTGGTCTTGCTCGACACTGGCAAGCAGCCACCGGACATGCAGTTCGGTCTCCTGTGCGCTGGTTTTGCAGAGGAAGCCAAGCTGCTGATTCAGACCTTGCCCTATCAGCATTTTGCAGTGTTGATGGCCTGCGGCGAGAATCAACTAGCGTGGAGCGCACCCGAGATCGGGGGCAGCGTCTTCGGCTTTATGGTCGCCTCGGGCTTGAAGGGACTTGCCGATGAACTCTCCGGCGATGACAACTCCCGGGTGACTGTCCGTGAGCTGGAAGCGTTCGTGGCTTCAACGGTAAACGGCTATGTTCGGGAGCATCGTGGACGTGTTCAAAATCCTCATTTAGTGTGGGCTGGTGAGAATCAAGACAACGATTTTGAGTTGTGCTTCCGATCGACCTATGCCGCGTCCGACTCGGCTGGCTTCCGCGGAAATTCAAAGATTCAGAAAGTGACCGACGCATGGCTGGCACTGGAAGACTGGAGTGCCAGGACCTCCTCCGTCTATGGTTGGCAACGCGCCTCGGTCGTGGGGCGACTGGCACATGCGGAGCGTTTGCTGTGGGCCGGTGACGCCTATGAGGATCAAGTGGATGAAGAGGTGAACCGGATCCAACGCAGCTTCCTGGGCACGCCAGCCTCTCCGTGGCCAGCCGCGATTTGTGGCGCCTCGCTCACGTTTCTACGCGAGGTCAACGCATTGGGCCCGATGGATCAGGCTTGGAACCTGCAACATGCGGCGGCCACCGATACGGTAGCGCTACCGAATTCTGTCCAGGCCAATGGGAATTCTGCAATCCCACCGTCGGGAACCAGCAGTGACACGTCGACCGCATCGACCGACTCCCAGACGCCAGCTTCCGAATCCGGCACGGGATTGCCTGCCGACTCAGCAGAAGCGGCCAATGTGCCGTCAGCAATAGCCGAAACGAACGCTGTACCGCCGATTCAGCAGGCGATTGCATGGCTGCAATATGAGACGCCGCCTGCCGGCGATGGTGAGCCACCCGCCGCCCCTCCCCTCCCCTCTCGCCCCGATGCCGTCGAATTTCTCTACGAATGGTTTTCGGCGACCCCAGGTGCGATCACTCCGCGTATCGTATCGCGCGGCCTGGAGTGGATCGGACCCATTGGGGACTCGCAGAGCGTGACTCGCGAGGAAGCATTGATCCGCACCATGCATGATCATTTGCTACTTACGGAGAGTTGGGGATTGGAGGCAGCGGATCGTTTGGGCGAGCTGTGGAGCCAGTACTTAAGCATCGCTGGGCTTGTCGAACAGGGCGTTGCAACGACCGAGCCACGCGCGACGCAGTCGTTGGAAGCGGTTGCATTGGAATTGCTGACCAAATCGCAGATGGTGCGCGATCACATTCACGGTTGCCAAACCCAACGTGACGCATCGGATTGCGCGGTCGAATTGGAATTGCTGCAGCAGTCCGCGCTGTCGCTAATCGATGCCCAACAGAGACTCCAACGTGGTTGGAAAATACGCGATGAATTGATTCTTGAATTGCCGGTGTTGGCGGAATGGCTCAGCTCGCCACTATCCCGCTTACAACCGTTGTCTCCGACCGCTGCCTGGGACCGGTCTCGGCAATTGCTGGTGCAGCTGGAGGAGCTACAGAGGCAATTGAGTGTTGGTGAAGTGCCGCTGGATTCTATGTTGGACCAGCTCGACCACGACTTTGAAGAATTGGTAGCTGCCTATTCGCGTTGCATGTACGACTTGCTGGATGTCAGCGCCAAAGGACAGCGTCTGCCCCTAGGTAACTTGGTGTTGAGCTTAGGATTGCGTCCGACTCTCTTCAGAGGGATGGAGCTTGAGAGTCGCGGACGCTTGCACAACGCTTTGCAAAACCGTTTCCGGGATTTTAGCGGCACCGTCAGCGAGGATAAGTTGGAGAACTATTGTCAAAATATTTTGACAGAGGGTGTCGATGAGTCCGCACTATGGCAGGTAAATGAATTGCCCTCAAGTTGGGAGGAAGCCTATGCACCGCTGCAATTCGCAAGTCTTGCACTGGGCGGTCGACAACTACAAACTCCTGTTGCTTTGACCACGGCTCGCGGACGATTGGCAGCCTGGGGAGGTGAATTGCGGCGAGCGGAGGTTGCGTTGCCGCAACAACTGGCTGACGAATGCGTGGCGGCGATCGACAGGATGGATAGTCTCGACCCGTTGCAAATTGGCGAAGCCGAGGGAGACTTAGTTGCGGCCGAATTTCGTGCTCGGCTGATTGGTGCAGTCTTGCCCGCTGATCGATTGACGATCGTGCCCGTTCCAGAGCAATTGCATCAAGCTGTGTGCAATCAGCAGTATGCTCTCTGGCAGACTCGACGAGCCCTCACCGAGTTTTGGAAAACTCCGCGGCTGCCGCAAGCAGAGCATCAAGCGTTTCTGTTGGGAAGTTCTGCAGCGTGGCAAGCCATTGCCGCTCGCTTGCCTCCTCAGGGCCCGTTGGCGATGAGCCAGGATTTTCACCAAGCAGTAGCTCAACGCAGCCAGAGTTGGCAATCCGTGTTGGATTCCTGGAAGATTGCCGCTCCAGGGGCTAACGAGTGGCATGGGGAGTTGCAACTAGACTCGTTTCCCACAGGAAGTTCCTGGTTGCGGCTGGCGGTGGGCGGTCACTCCGCGCAATTGCAACCCATTGCGGATAACCGCGCGCAGCTAGAAATGAAGACTGGCTCCTTGGCACAGAAGCCTCAGGAAATTTCGCTCAGCACCCAAGGGTATCCCGAGGGGAGTCACGCGGTGTTGGCTTGGTTTCGTGGACACGAGGCGAGCGCGGAAGTACCGGTCTACCGGCAGGAGCCGCCCATCACCCTGGCTTGGCAGACCGAACCGGCGGCAGCTACCACTCTGCGCGTCGAAGCGGAAGCGAAGCCAGCGCGGGTGGTCTTCGTCCTGGATTGTTCTGGATCGATGCAAGCCAAACCTATGGAGAAGGCCAAGAATACTCTGTTGGAAGTAATCCGGGAGTTGGGCAAACAATTCGATGCCGAGTCGCAGATAGCGGTCGTCGCATTTGGGCACACTTCCGAATACGATACCGACGCATCCGACCTGCACTCCGACTGGCAAGGCAAAAAACGCCGGCCCTACGCCGATGTGGAAATTCTACAAGATCTCGTGCAACCCTCGCCGCAGGTTGTGAATGAATTAGAAAGCATGCTTGGGGAGCTGACCTACTTTGGAAGGACGCCCTTGTATGAGGCTATCATTCAATCGATTGACTTGTTGCTGAACCGGCGCGATGGCTTTCGAGGAGACCTGCGGGTGGTGGTGGTCACTGACGGTGAGGACAACGTCTTTCCCTTCGCCGATGGTGTGCAGGCCAATGCGAAAGCACGCGGCTATTTCGTTGTTCCCAACGAATACATCCACAATGAACAAGATGTCATAGCACGGGCTCAAGGGGTGAGCATCGATTTTGTGCCTTTCAATTTTATTGGCAAAGCAGGTGGAGTCGGCAAGCTCCGGGAGATCGCCGCAAAGACGGGGGGCAAGGTTTACGGTGCCAATAACAATAATTTGGCAGAACAGCTTCGCAATTCGATCGCTCGCGATAGCTTCACGGTCAAGAATCTTGAGTCCGGACGAACAATTGGTGCGAATATTCGCTTGGCAGACGCCCTGCATGTGGAGCAAACGCAGCTTCCGGGACGCTTCGAGGTGAGAATTGACAACACCACCGAGCACCGTGTCGTCGAACTGCTCGGAGGCGAGACGCTGGAGTTGCAATACCGAGCCCCGCGTGGACTGAGCTTCATGCCTTACGAAGGGGATGCCTACGCGCAAACGAGTCAGATCAAGGTCGGAGAGCAGATGTTTGCGGCTCAAATGCTGACCGGAGTGCCTCGGTCCGTCCCACAGGTTCGTCTCCTATGGCAGTCTCAGGACGAAACGCAGCAGTCGTTCCGACCACAACAGTTTTTGCTGGAAGTGCGCCGAGCAAGGTCGGGGCAAGCGGGCGAGGGCCCCATAGCTTGGACATCCGATGGATTGTGGGAGCAAAACCATCGCTCACCGGTACTCCGGGTCGCACTCAAGAATTTGCCAGAACTTGAGGAGAGCTGGCTAGAGGCTCGGCTGTGGGCTATGCAGCCCAGAGCTGTTCTCGAGCGGCAGGCTGTTCCACTAGCGCGGTTTCGACAAGAGCCCGTGGAAGTGGCCAAGGGGGTCACGGTCTCGGTGGAAACCCAGCGAGAACCCGGAGGTGTCCGCGTTGTGGTTTCTGAACATCGTCAGCCAGAGGCTCCGCTGGTCCATTTAGAAATCCGACCCGCTCCCGACACCTTTTCGGAACATCAGTTTCACACGAACAAAGTGGTTCATGAATTCTTCTACACCGAGGCTGCCATTGAGGGGAAGCTTGAATTGATCTTGGCTCCACTTCCCGACGCCCCCACCGAACAATGGAACGCGTCAACTTGGCTCCGCGTCCCACGCTGGGTTGGCCCTTAG